A single Streptomyces sannanensis DNA region contains:
- a CDS encoding phosphoribosyltransferase family protein, translating to MLFTDRTSAGAQLAELVGRLGLEDPVVLGLPRGGVPVAYQVAKALGAPLDIIVVRKLGVPYQPELGFGAVGEGGVRIINEQVVRMARLTMADRAAVEQAERAALERQAARYRGERARVPLTGRTAVIVDDGVATGSTAAAACQVARAQGASRVVLAVPVAASDSVAWLRQEADAVVCVSERADFGSVGQWYLDFSQTSDDEVGELLSGREPGTGEPGPAAPDPEVVVDVGGIPLPGSLALPDGARAVVVFAHGSGSSRHSPRNRAVATALNRAGLGTLLFDLLTPAEEIDRAKVFDIPLLGTRLTGATAWLRTELDLPVCYFGASTGAAAALTSAAEPGADIAAVVSRGGRPDLAAPVLGEVRAPTLLIVGSLDTQVLELNREAAARMRCENELAVVPGATHLFEEPGTLEQVADLAGEWFTSHLP from the coding sequence GTGCTGTTCACGGATCGGACGTCGGCCGGGGCGCAGCTGGCCGAGCTGGTCGGGCGGCTGGGGCTGGAGGATCCCGTCGTGCTGGGCCTGCCCCGCGGCGGGGTGCCGGTGGCCTACCAGGTGGCCAAGGCTCTCGGGGCGCCGCTCGACATCATCGTGGTCCGCAAGCTGGGTGTGCCGTACCAGCCCGAGCTGGGCTTCGGCGCGGTCGGGGAGGGCGGGGTGCGGATCATCAACGAGCAGGTGGTCCGTATGGCCCGGCTGACCATGGCGGACCGCGCCGCGGTGGAGCAGGCGGAGCGGGCGGCCCTGGAGCGGCAGGCGGCCCGCTACCGCGGGGAACGTGCGCGCGTGCCGCTCACGGGACGTACAGCCGTCATCGTCGACGACGGTGTCGCCACCGGCTCCACCGCGGCGGCCGCCTGCCAGGTGGCGCGGGCGCAGGGTGCGAGCCGGGTGGTGCTGGCGGTGCCCGTGGCGGCGTCCGATTCGGTGGCCTGGCTGCGGCAGGAGGCGGATGCCGTGGTCTGCGTCTCCGAGCGGGCCGACTTCGGCTCGGTCGGCCAGTGGTATCTGGACTTCTCGCAGACCAGCGACGACGAGGTCGGCGAGCTGCTCTCGGGGCGGGAACCCGGCACGGGCGAGCCGGGCCCCGCGGCCCCGGACCCCGAAGTGGTCGTGGACGTCGGTGGGATCCCCCTGCCGGGGAGTCTGGCGCTCCCCGACGGCGCACGGGCGGTCGTGGTCTTCGCCCACGGCAGCGGCAGCAGCCGCCACAGTCCGCGCAACCGGGCCGTGGCGACCGCCCTGAACCGGGCCGGCCTGGGCACCCTGCTCTTCGATCTGCTCACCCCGGCCGAGGAGATCGACCGCGCCAAGGTCTTCGACATCCCGCTGCTGGGCACCCGGCTCACCGGGGCCACCGCCTGGCTGCGCACCGAACTCGATCTTCCCGTGTGCTACTTCGGGGCGAGCACCGGCGCCGCGGCCGCGCTGACGTCCGCCGCCGAACCGGGGGCGGACATCGCCGCGGTGGTCTCCCGGGGCGGCCGTCCCGACCTGGCGGCTCCCGTGCTCGGTGAGGTACGTGCGCCGACACTGCTCATCGTGGGAAGCTTGGACACACAAGTACTCGAACTGAATCGCGAAGCCGCTGCCCGTATGCGCTGCGAGAACGAGCTGGCGGTCGTGCCCGGCGCCACCCACCTCTTCGAGGAGCCGGGAACCCTGGAACAGGTTGCGGACCTGGCCGGGGAGTGGTTCACGAGCCACCTCCCGTGA
- a CDS encoding nucleoside deaminase — translation MDTATARALLPAAVEEACAGLAEGGVPIGAALYGPDGTLLGRGHNRRVQDGDPSMHAETAAFRAAGRLRGYRGTTMVTTLSPCWYCSGLVRQFGIPRVVIGEADTFYGGHDWLAEHGVEIVVLDDAECKALMRDFIRANPELWSEDIGD, via the coding sequence ATGGACACGGCCACGGCGCGCGCCCTGCTCCCCGCCGCGGTGGAGGAGGCGTGCGCCGGGCTGGCCGAGGGCGGCGTCCCGATCGGCGCCGCGCTGTACGGCCCCGACGGCACTCTGCTGGGGCGGGGGCACAACCGCCGCGTGCAGGACGGGGATCCGTCCATGCACGCGGAGACGGCCGCGTTCCGGGCCGCCGGACGGCTGCGCGGCTACCGCGGTACGACGATGGTGACGACGCTCTCCCCCTGCTGGTACTGCAGCGGGCTGGTCCGGCAGTTCGGCATCCCACGGGTCGTCATCGGCGAGGCGGACACCTTCTACGGCGGGCACGACTGGCTCGCGGAGCACGGCGTCGAGATCGTCGTGCTCGACGACGCCGAATGCAAGGCGCTGATGCGGGACTTCATCCGGGCCAACCCCGAACTCTGGTCCGAGGACATCGGAGACTGA
- the cbiE gene encoding precorrin-6y C5,15-methyltransferase (decarboxylating) subunit CbiE, which yields MNAASPTVTVVGIGADGWAGLPAASRDALLRAEVLIGGARQLDLLPADCAGERVTWPTPLRAAVPGLLAAHAGRRVCVLASGDPMFYGIGRTLGEIAGPDTLRVLPHPSSVSYACARLGWPVEETDVVTLVGRPAAGLTRVLHDGRRVLVLSAGAATPAAVAALLREQGYGSSRMRVLEQLGGERERQLDGTADTWEHPAGDPLNVIAVDCVRDLGALRLGTVPGLPDEAYESDGQLTKRYVRAATLAALAPAPGELLWDVGGGSGSIAIEWMRAHPSCHAVSVERDAVRAERIGRNAQALGVPGLRVVTGRAPAALAGLPVPDAVFIGGGLTAPGLLAACWDALPTGGRLVANTVTLESEALLTEWYRRHGGDLVRLAVAHAVPVGGFTGWRQAMPVTQWAVTKAGEEER from the coding sequence GTGAACGCAGCCTCCCCCACCGTGACCGTCGTCGGGATCGGCGCCGACGGCTGGGCAGGACTCCCGGCCGCGTCGCGAGATGCCCTGCTGCGCGCCGAGGTCCTCATCGGCGGAGCACGGCAGTTGGACCTCCTGCCCGCCGACTGCGCGGGCGAACGCGTGACCTGGCCGACTCCCCTGCGCGCCGCCGTCCCCGGACTCCTCGCGGCGCACGCCGGACGCCGTGTCTGCGTACTCGCCAGCGGGGACCCCATGTTCTACGGCATCGGCCGCACCCTCGGCGAGATCGCCGGGCCGGACACACTGCGCGTGCTCCCCCACCCCTCGTCCGTCTCGTACGCCTGCGCCCGGCTCGGCTGGCCGGTGGAGGAGACGGACGTCGTCACCCTCGTCGGACGCCCGGCCGCCGGACTGACCCGCGTACTGCACGACGGACGACGCGTCCTGGTGCTCAGCGCCGGCGCCGCGACCCCCGCGGCCGTCGCGGCACTCCTCCGCGAACAGGGCTACGGATCCAGCCGGATGCGCGTCCTGGAACAACTGGGCGGTGAACGGGAGCGGCAGCTCGACGGCACCGCCGACACGTGGGAGCACCCGGCCGGCGATCCCCTCAACGTCATCGCCGTGGACTGCGTACGCGATCTTGGCGCCCTGCGGCTGGGCACCGTACCGGGACTTCCCGACGAGGCGTACGAGAGCGACGGCCAGCTCACCAAGCGGTACGTACGCGCCGCCACGCTGGCCGCACTCGCGCCCGCCCCCGGCGAACTGCTCTGGGACGTGGGCGGCGGCTCCGGTTCGATCGCCATCGAATGGATGCGGGCACACCCCTCGTGCCACGCGGTCTCCGTCGAGCGTGACGCGGTACGGGCCGAACGGATCGGACGCAACGCCCAGGCCCTCGGTGTCCCCGGACTGCGCGTCGTGACCGGCCGCGCCCCCGCCGCGCTCGCCGGACTCCCCGTGCCCGACGCGGTGTTCATCGGCGGCGGACTCACCGCCCCCGGACTGCTGGCCGCCTGCTGGGACGCCCTGCCCACCGGAGGCCGGCTGGTCGCCAACACGGTGACCCTCGAATCCGAGGCGCTGCTGACCGAGTGGTACCGGCGGCACGGGGGCGACCTGGTCCGGCTCGCGGTCGCCCACGCCGTGCCGGTCGGCGGATTCACGGGGTGGCGGCAGGCCATGCCGGTCACGCAATGGGCTGTCACCAAGGCAGGAGAAGAAGAACGATGA
- the cobM gene encoding precorrin-4 C(11)-methyltransferase, with the protein MTVYFIGAGPGAADLITVRGARTLARCGVCLYAGSLVPHELLDECPPDARLVDTAQLDLDRITEELVRAHEAGHDVARLHSGDPSVFSAVAEQMRRLDAAGVPYEVVPGVPAFAAAAAALKRELTVPTVGQTVILTRVAQQATPMPPGEDLATLGRSGALLVLHLAARYVDRIVGELLPHYGADCPAAVVAMASRPDELVLRGTLADIADRVKEAGVLRTAVIMVGRTLGASQFRDSHLYSADRERHEPCAPVPGAPVA; encoded by the coding sequence ATGACCGTGTACTTCATCGGCGCCGGGCCCGGCGCCGCCGACCTGATCACGGTGCGCGGCGCGCGTACGCTCGCGCGCTGCGGAGTGTGCCTGTACGCCGGCAGCCTGGTGCCCCACGAACTCCTCGACGAATGCCCGCCGGACGCGCGGCTCGTCGACACCGCGCAGCTCGACCTCGACCGGATCACCGAGGAGCTCGTCCGCGCGCACGAGGCCGGGCACGACGTGGCCCGCCTCCACTCCGGCGACCCCTCCGTCTTCAGCGCCGTCGCCGAACAGATGCGGCGACTGGACGCAGCCGGCGTGCCCTACGAGGTCGTGCCCGGCGTGCCCGCCTTCGCCGCTGCCGCGGCCGCGCTGAAGCGTGAACTGACCGTTCCCACGGTCGGCCAGACGGTGATCCTCACGCGCGTGGCCCAGCAGGCCACGCCCATGCCACCCGGTGAGGACCTCGCCACGCTGGGCCGCAGCGGCGCGCTGCTGGTGCTGCACCTGGCGGCGCGTTACGTCGACCGGATCGTCGGAGAACTCCTCCCCCACTACGGCGCGGACTGCCCCGCCGCGGTGGTGGCCATGGCCAGCCGCCCGGACGAACTGGTGCTGCGGGGCACGCTGGCGGACATCGCGGACCGGGTGAAGGAGGCGGGGGTCCTGCGGACCGCGGTCATCATGGTGGGGCGGACGCTGGGGGCTTCGCAGTTCCGCGACAGCCATCTGTACTCGGCGGACCGCGAACGCCACGAGCCCTGCGCCCCCGTCCCGGGCGCCCCCGTCGCCTGA
- a CDS encoding peptidoglycan-binding protein → MQRRFPALVATVLAALVAVLLGPGTAQAATWPVIARGDSGAQVTTVQHLLTHRGYATTADGIFGAGTETKVKSFQSANGLAADGSVGPLTWPKLVVTVQNGSSGSAAKAAQTQLNRYGYGLAVDGAFGTASVNAAKNFQSKHGLTADGVVGAATWNALVGGSGSGGGGTSRAQLAASIDANSRISLLTYHISGVSDPDSTAQANITDTKNGTTAETSNYSDVGEREVWLSTAMLNGMLKLATERGYTFLVTEIAGGDHSSTSNHYEGIAFDADNMSVSNATFVSACRAYGATEALDEGNHVHCAWE, encoded by the coding sequence ATGCAGAGACGTTTCCCGGCACTTGTCGCCACGGTCCTCGCGGCGCTCGTCGCCGTACTGCTCGGCCCGGGCACCGCCCAGGCCGCCACCTGGCCGGTCATCGCCCGCGGCGACAGCGGCGCCCAGGTGACGACCGTTCAGCACCTGCTCACCCACCGGGGTTACGCCACCACGGCCGACGGCATCTTCGGCGCGGGCACCGAGACCAAGGTCAAGTCCTTCCAGAGCGCCAACGGGCTCGCCGCCGACGGCTCCGTCGGCCCGCTGACCTGGCCGAAGCTGGTCGTCACCGTGCAGAACGGCAGCTCGGGCAGCGCCGCCAAGGCGGCCCAGACCCAGCTCAACCGGTACGGCTACGGCCTTGCCGTCGACGGGGCCTTCGGTACGGCGTCGGTCAACGCGGCCAAGAACTTCCAGTCCAAGCACGGCCTCACGGCCGACGGCGTCGTCGGCGCCGCCACCTGGAACGCCCTGGTCGGCGGCTCCGGCAGCGGCGGGGGCGGCACCAGCCGCGCGCAGCTCGCCGCGTCCATCGACGCCAACTCCCGGATCTCGCTGCTGACCTACCACATCAGCGGCGTCTCCGACCCCGACTCCACGGCCCAGGCCAACATCACCGACACCAAGAACGGCACCACCGCCGAGACCAGCAACTACAGCGACGTCGGCGAGCGCGAGGTCTGGCTCTCCACCGCCATGCTCAACGGCATGCTCAAGCTGGCCACCGAGCGCGGCTACACCTTCCTGGTCACCGAGATCGCCGGCGGTGACCACTCGAGCACCTCCAACCACTACGAGGGCATCGCGTTCGACGCGGACAACATGTCGGTCAGCAACGCGACCTTCGTCAGCGCCTGCCGCGCCTACGGTGCCACCGAGGCCCTCGACGAGGGCAACCACGTCCACTGCGCCTGGGAGTGA
- a CDS encoding N-acetylmuramoyl-L-alanine amidase: protein MVSIDRPHLHRRSVLGGALALGTAAFLPLHSAGRAYAAGPVIHDCAEWGARKPSSPVNVLQTVPHKIIVHHTATANSTDYSQAHAFSLARSIQNHHMDVRGFIDTGQHFTISAGAHVMEGRHSSEAALASGTQYVESAHCTEQNTVAVGIETEGTFTTQEPRPAQYTALVQLCTHICRQYGLRAYQIYGHRDFNNTDCPGDRLYALLDRLRADVAAAIGGDPTAPVWPALRGGDTGERVKTLQYLLVRHGTTLTVDGSFGPLTEAAVRDFQTVSRAAVDGVAGRQTWNQLVAPVRTGDSGDAVRAVQSRLVSLGHSLVVDGQFGTATRSAVTAFQSSGGLPTDGVVDARTWSRLVA, encoded by the coding sequence ATGGTTTCGATCGACCGTCCCCACCTGCACCGGCGCTCCGTGCTCGGCGGTGCCCTCGCGCTGGGCACGGCAGCCTTTCTGCCGTTGCACTCCGCCGGACGGGCCTACGCCGCCGGTCCGGTGATCCACGACTGTGCGGAGTGGGGCGCCCGCAAGCCCAGCAGCCCGGTGAACGTGCTCCAGACCGTCCCGCACAAGATCATCGTCCACCACACGGCGACCGCGAACAGCACGGACTACTCGCAGGCGCACGCCTTCTCGCTCGCCCGCTCCATCCAGAACCACCACATGGACGTCAGGGGTTTCATCGACACCGGCCAGCACTTCACGATCAGCGCCGGCGCCCACGTCATGGAGGGCCGGCACAGCAGTGAGGCAGCGCTGGCCTCCGGCACCCAGTACGTCGAGTCCGCCCACTGCACCGAACAGAACACGGTGGCCGTCGGCATCGAGACCGAGGGGACCTTCACCACCCAGGAGCCACGCCCGGCCCAGTACACAGCGCTGGTCCAGCTGTGCACCCATATCTGCCGGCAGTACGGGCTGCGCGCCTATCAGATCTACGGACACCGCGACTTCAACAACACCGACTGCCCGGGCGACCGCCTCTACGCGCTGCTGGACCGGCTCCGCGCCGATGTGGCCGCCGCGATCGGCGGCGATCCGACCGCGCCGGTCTGGCCCGCGCTGCGCGGCGGTGACACCGGAGAACGAGTGAAGACGCTGCAGTACCTGCTCGTTCGGCATGGGACCACGCTCACCGTGGACGGCTCGTTCGGGCCGCTCACGGAGGCCGCCGTGCGTGACTTCCAGACCGTGTCCCGGGCCGCGGTGGACGGCGTCGCCGGGCGGCAGACCTGGAACCAGCTGGTCGCGCCGGTGCGGACGGGGGACTCCGGCGACGCCGTACGGGCGGTGCAGAGCCGGCTCGTGTCGCTCGGCCACAGTCTCGTCGTCGACGGGCAGTTCGGCACCGCCACCCGGAGTGCGGTGACGGCCTTCCAGAGCTCCGGGGGGCTGCCCACCGACGGTGTGGTGGACGCCCGGACCTGGAGCCGTCTGGTCGCCTGA
- a CDS encoding peptidoglycan-binding domain-containing protein yields MTLFAARIPLPLPRLVVLLATTLALLLGLGRPADAFAGAFFPTQSTGTRGSDVVALQHLLNARGQSLATDGVFGSGTVSAVKSFQGANGLAADGIVGPATWGKAIITVREGDSGPAVKAVQSLLNAKRSAGLTVDGVFGSGTASAVRTFQSHAGLGADGVVGADTWRNLLWHYESVNFGAGTLCDENPDGNTSANWGTGAAVGQLEAAAATFSSNGRGRVPVGDLSWEHGGDINGHSSHEAGMDADVWPIRTDAAQCTASRITWQSSTYDRAATRKLVQAIRAAAPGHIKVIWFNDPVLIDEGLTEPLTNHDNHLHIRYCEAVHPNSLYDC; encoded by the coding sequence ATGACCTTGTTCGCCGCAAGAATTCCCCTGCCGTTACCACGACTTGTCGTCCTGCTGGCCACGACACTGGCCCTGCTGCTCGGTCTCGGCCGTCCGGCGGATGCCTTCGCCGGGGCTTTCTTCCCGACCCAGAGCACCGGGACCCGCGGGTCCGACGTCGTCGCGCTGCAGCATTTGCTGAACGCGCGCGGTCAGAGCCTCGCCACGGACGGGGTGTTCGGTTCGGGCACGGTGTCGGCCGTGAAGTCGTTCCAGGGCGCGAACGGTCTCGCGGCCGACGGCATCGTCGGCCCGGCCACCTGGGGCAAGGCGATCATTACCGTCCGCGAGGGCGACAGCGGTCCGGCGGTCAAGGCCGTCCAGTCACTGCTGAACGCCAAGCGCAGCGCGGGCCTCACCGTCGACGGCGTCTTCGGCTCCGGCACCGCCTCCGCGGTGCGTACCTTCCAGAGCCACGCGGGACTGGGCGCCGACGGCGTCGTCGGCGCCGACACCTGGCGCAATCTCCTGTGGCACTACGAGTCGGTGAACTTCGGTGCCGGAACGCTGTGCGACGAGAACCCGGACGGCAACACCAGCGCCAACTGGGGCACCGGTGCGGCGGTCGGCCAGCTGGAGGCCGCCGCGGCCACCTTCTCCTCGAACGGACGAGGCCGTGTGCCCGTCGGCGACCTCAGCTGGGAGCACGGCGGTGACATCAACGGGCACTCCAGCCACGAGGCCGGAATGGACGCCGATGTGTGGCCGATCCGCACGGACGCCGCGCAGTGCACCGCGAGCCGCATCACCTGGCAGTCCTCGACGTACGACCGTGCCGCCACCCGCAAGCTGGTGCAGGCGATCCGCGCGGCCGCACCCGGACACATCAAGGTCATCTGGTTCAACGACCCCGTCCTGATCGACGAGGGCCTGACCGAGCCGCTCACCAACCACGACAACCACCTGCACATCCGGTACTGCGAAGCGGTTCACCCGAACTCGCTGTACGACTGCTGA
- a CDS encoding helix-turn-helix domain-containing protein, giving the protein MTRGTDDTDGTAEPRETLAEEMRRIKEASGLSFGRLANRTHYSRSSWERFLNGKQLPTRVAVEQFADAAGEDPAPLLELLGAVAAGGQRPQGQKGNPTEPEAPAAPLPVAGPGPARPAPPAEVVDPGPDVVEPEPPGAAGPSRPRTEPQWRRTGRTVGLLAAGALLGGAATALTVGSAQGPNLESSWTAAHRTPQPSQSSRMSHPPQSRPSDPAAAVEADPGCRGDVCIGREPQSMDCQWDAVTVRTAWLRGMHIQLRYSPGCQAVWGRIENGTVGDTVTIKNRFGREQTAVIRVGTDTYTRMLAVSREAPHDTVAICGAIPSQRERECSPLATVQP; this is encoded by the coding sequence ATGACGCGGGGGACGGACGACACGGACGGGACGGCCGAACCGAGGGAGACACTTGCCGAGGAGATGCGCCGCATCAAGGAGGCATCGGGACTCAGCTTCGGCCGACTGGCGAACCGCACGCACTACAGCCGGTCTTCCTGGGAGCGCTTCCTGAACGGCAAACAGCTGCCGACCAGGGTCGCCGTGGAGCAGTTCGCGGACGCGGCGGGCGAGGACCCCGCGCCATTGCTCGAGCTGCTGGGGGCGGTGGCGGCCGGCGGGCAGAGGCCCCAGGGGCAGAAGGGCAATCCGACGGAACCGGAGGCGCCCGCGGCCCCGCTCCCGGTGGCGGGGCCCGGTCCGGCGCGCCCGGCGCCACCGGCCGAGGTGGTCGATCCCGGACCCGACGTGGTCGAGCCCGAGCCGCCCGGCGCGGCCGGGCCGTCGCGCCCGCGCACCGAACCACAGTGGCGGCGTACGGGCCGTACCGTCGGCCTGCTCGCGGCCGGCGCACTGCTGGGCGGAGCCGCCACCGCGCTGACGGTCGGCTCCGCGCAAGGCCCGAACCTCGAAAGCAGCTGGACCGCCGCGCATCGGACGCCCCAGCCGTCACAGTCGTCCCGGATGTCCCACCCGCCCCAGAGCCGCCCCTCCGATCCGGCCGCCGCGGTCGAGGCGGATCCGGGCTGCCGCGGGGACGTCTGCATCGGCCGGGAGCCTCAGTCGATGGACTGCCAGTGGGACGCGGTCACCGTCCGGACGGCCTGGCTTCGCGGCATGCACATCCAGTTGCGGTACAGCCCCGGCTGCCAGGCGGTCTGGGGCCGGATCGAGAACGGCACGGTCGGGGACACGGTCACCATCAAGAACAGGTTCGGCCGGGAACAGACCGCGGTGATCCGCGTGGGCACCGACACCTACACGCGCATGCTCGCCGTCTCCCGCGAGGCCCCGCACGACACGGTCGCCATCTGCGGCGCCATCCCCAGCCAGCGCGAACGCGAATGCTCACCGCTCGCCACGGTGCAGCCCTGA
- a CDS encoding cobalt-precorrin-5B (C(1))-methyltransferase yields MTEATGGRSAQLKHTGLRHGWTTGACATAAATAAYTALLAGDFPDPVTITLPKGQTPAFALAAELMSDGRAMAGIVKDAGDDPDVTHGALVRATVRLLPPGTGIVFRAGPGVGTVTRPGLPLDVGEPAINPVPRQMIRDHIATVAARYEASGDAEITISIDNGEEIARSTWNPRLGILGGLSVLGTTGIVVPYSCSAWIDSIRRGVDVARAAGRTHVAGCTGSTSEKTVVSVHGLPEDALLDMGDFAGAVLKYVRRHPVDRLTICGGFAKLSKLAAGHMDLHSARSQVDKGFLAELAREAGASESLASAIAKANTGLAALQLCAAQGVPLGDMVAATARDQALAVLRGAPVTVDVICIDRAGTIVGRTTPKGPA; encoded by the coding sequence ATGACTGAGGCGACCGGCGGCCGCAGCGCCCAACTCAAACACACCGGCCTGCGCCACGGCTGGACGACCGGCGCCTGCGCGACCGCGGCCGCCACGGCCGCGTACACGGCCCTGCTGGCCGGGGACTTCCCCGACCCGGTGACCATCACCCTGCCCAAGGGCCAGACCCCGGCCTTCGCCCTGGCCGCAGAGTTGATGTCCGACGGGCGGGCCATGGCGGGCATCGTCAAGGACGCGGGCGACGATCCCGACGTCACGCACGGCGCGCTGGTACGGGCCACGGTACGGCTGCTGCCGCCCGGCACGGGTATCGTCTTCCGCGCCGGCCCGGGCGTCGGCACGGTCACCCGGCCCGGGCTGCCGCTCGACGTGGGCGAGCCGGCCATCAACCCCGTCCCGCGTCAGATGATCCGCGACCACATCGCGACGGTCGCCGCGCGGTACGAGGCCTCCGGCGACGCCGAGATCACCATCTCCATCGACAACGGCGAGGAAATCGCGCGCAGTACGTGGAACCCGCGCCTCGGCATCCTGGGCGGCCTGTCCGTCCTCGGCACGACCGGGATCGTCGTCCCCTACTCCTGCTCGGCCTGGATCGACTCGATCCGCCGAGGAGTGGACGTGGCCCGAGCGGCGGGCCGCACCCATGTGGCAGGCTGCACCGGCTCGACCTCCGAGAAGACGGTCGTCTCCGTCCACGGCCTCCCCGAGGACGCCCTCCTCGACATGGGCGACTTCGCGGGCGCGGTGCTGAAGTACGTACGCCGCCACCCGGTCGACCGCCTCACCATCTGCGGCGGCTTCGCGAAGCTCTCCAAACTGGCCGCCGGCCACATGGACCTGCACTCCGCGCGCTCCCAGGTCGACAAGGGCTTCCTCGCCGAACTGGCCCGCGAAGCCGGCGCGTCCGAATCGCTGGCCTCCGCCATCGCCAAGGCCAACACCGGCCTTGCCGCACTTCAGTTGTGCGCGGCGCAGGGCGTCCCCCTGGGCGACATGGTCGCCGCCACCGCCCGCGACCAGGCCCTGGCGGTCCTGCGCGGCGCGCCGGTCACGGTCGACGTGATCTGCATCGACCGCGCGGGCACGATCGTAGGTCGCACGACCCCGAAGGGCCCCGCCTGA
- a CDS encoding cobalt-precorrin-6A reductase — translation MNVIRHVLILGGTTEGRRLAELLHGQVRVTSSLAGRVAQPRLPAGEVRVGGFGGAEGLARWLREHQVDAFIDATHPFAGTISFNAAWAAASAHVPLLALRRPGWVPGAGDDWRPVGSLAEAAEVLPGLGRRVFLTTGRMELAAFAHLDELWFLVRSVDAPEAPCPARTEVLLDRGPFTLEGERELLRRHGVDVVVTKDSGGAATAPKLTAAREAGIPVVVVRRPPAPEGVPVAATPEEAAAWVRDIFG, via the coding sequence ATGAACGTCATACGGCATGTGCTGATCCTCGGTGGGACGACGGAAGGGCGCCGGCTCGCCGAGCTGCTGCACGGCCAGGTACGGGTCACGTCCTCGCTGGCGGGGAGGGTCGCACAGCCGCGGCTGCCCGCCGGGGAGGTCAGGGTCGGCGGTTTCGGCGGGGCCGAGGGCCTCGCCCGCTGGCTGCGCGAGCACCAGGTGGACGCGTTCATCGACGCCACCCATCCTTTCGCCGGGACGATCAGTTTCAATGCGGCCTGGGCGGCCGCCTCGGCCCATGTTCCCCTGCTCGCGCTGCGACGGCCCGGCTGGGTGCCGGGTGCCGGGGACGACTGGCGTCCGGTGGGCTCGCTGGCGGAGGCCGCGGAGGTGCTGCCGGGGCTGGGAAGGCGGGTGTTCCTGACCACCGGGCGGATGGAGCTCGCTGCCTTCGCGCACCTGGACGAGCTGTGGTTTCTCGTACGGTCCGTGGACGCGCCGGAGGCCCCGTGTCCGGCCCGTACGGAAGTGCTGCTGGACCGGGGGCCGTTCACCTTGGAGGGTGAGCGGGAGCTGCTGCGCCGCCATGGAGTCGACGTCGTGGTGACGAAGGACAGCGGCGGCGCCGCGACGGCCCCCAAGCTGACCGCGGCCCGCGAGGCGGGCATCCCTGTGGTGGTGGTACGCCGCCCGCCGGCCCCGGAGGGCGTCCCGGTGGCGGCCACCCCGGAGGAGGCGGCCGCCTGGGTACGGGACATCTTCGGGTGA